In the genome of Palaemon carinicauda isolate YSFRI2023 chromosome 20, ASM3689809v2, whole genome shotgun sequence, one region contains:
- the me31B gene encoding ATP-dependent RNA helicase me31b isoform X1 has protein sequence MADKVTIPNHTSPVKSMLNNQVVKTVDDKSWKAQIPVPPRDRRKRTSDVTDTKGNEFEDFCLKRDLLMGIFEKGWERPSPIQEASIPVALSGRDILARAKNGTGKTGAYSIPLLEQIDPSQNHIQAMVIVPTRELALQTSHICNELAKHLGVKVMVTTGGTNLKDDIMRIYETVHAVIATPGRILDLMEKKVATVDKCRMLVLDEADKLLSQDFKGMLDRVISYLPSERQILLYSATFPLTVEQFMKKHLSRSPYEINLMDELTLKGVTQYYAFVQERQKVHCLNTLFSKLQINQSIIFCNSTQRVELLAKKITELGYSCYYIHAKMAQAHRNRVFHDFRAGLCRNLVCSDLFTRGIDIQAVNVVINFDFPKMAETYLHRIGRSGRFGHLGIAINLITYDDRFALHRIEQELGTEIKPIPKVIDPALYVAEHHLEEDDEGNISK, from the exons ATGGCGGATAAGGTCACAATACCAAACCACACTTCTCCTGTTAAATCTATGTTAAACAACCAAGTAGTGAA AACGGTAGATGACAAATCTTGGAAAGCACAGATTCCAGTCCCTCCAAGAGATAGAAGGAAACGAACGTCTGATGTAACAGACACAAAAGGCAATGAGTTTGAAGACTTCTGTTTGAAACGGGACCTGCTTATGGGTATATTTGAGAAGGGATGGGAACGGCCATCGCCTATCCAGGAGGCATCCATACCTGTAGCATTAAGTGGGAGAGATATCCTAGCCCGTGCCAAGAATGGTACTGGCAAGACTGGGGCATACTCTATTCCTCTCCTAGAACAG atCGACCCTTCTCAAAACCACATTCAGGCAATGGTTATTGTGCCTACAAGAGAATTGGCACTGCAGACTAGTCATATTTGTAACGAGTTAGCAAAGCATCTAGGTGTTAAGGTCATGGTTACGACGGGAGGCACCAATTTAAAG GATGATATCATGAGAATCTATGAAACTGTTCACGCTGTAATTGCCACTCCTGGAAGGATTTTGGATTTAATGGAGAAGAAGGTGGCCACTGTTGATAAATGTAGAATGTTGGTTTTAGATGAG gctGATAAATTGCTATCTCAAGATTTCAAAGGAATGCTAGACAGAGTGATCTCATATCTGCCATCAGAAAGACAAATTTTATTGTATTCGGCTACTTTCCCTCTTACTGTGGAGCAGTTCATGAAGAAACATTTAAG cAGATCTCCTTATGAAATAAATTTGATGGACGAGTTAACATTGAAAGGAGTAACACAGTACTATGCCTTTGTACAGGAACGTCAAAAGGTCCATTGTTTAAATACTTTGTTTTCAAAG TTACAGATAAACCAAAGTATAATCTTCTGCAATTCAACGCAGCGGGTGGAATTATTAGCCAAGAAGATCACAGAATTGGGATACTCATGTTATTATATTCATGCTAAAATGGCACAGGCACATCGGAACCGCGTCTTCCACGACTTCCGTGCAGGACTCTGCAGGAATTTGGTTTGTTCAG ATTTGTTTACAAGAGGAATTGATATCCAGGCAGTCAATGTGGTTATTAATTTTGACTTTCCCAAAATGGCTGAAACCTACTTGCACAGGATTGGCAGATCAGGACGGTTTGGGCACCTTGGTATTGCCATTAATTTGATTACCTATGATGATAGATTCGCTTTGCATCGGATTGAACAGGAACTAGGAACAGAAATCAAACCAATACCAAAG GTGATTGACCCTGCTTTGTATGTCGCCGAGCATCACCTGGAGGAGGATGACGAAGGAAATATCAGCAAATAA
- the me31B gene encoding ATP-dependent RNA helicase me31b isoform X2 translates to MADKVTIPNHTSPVKSMLNNQVVKTVDDKSWKAQIPVPPRDRRKRTSDVTDTKGNEFEDFCLKRDLLMGIFEKGWERPSPIQEASIPVALSGRDILARAKNGTGKTGAYSIPLLEQIDPSQNHIQAMVIVPTRELALQTSHICNELAKHLGVKVMVTTGGTNLKDDIMRIYETVHAVIATPGRILDLMEKKVATVDKCRMLVLDEADKLLSQDFKGMLDRVISYLPSERQILLYSATFPLTVEQFMKKHLRSPYEINLMDELTLKGVTQYYAFVQERQKVHCLNTLFSKLQINQSIIFCNSTQRVELLAKKITELGYSCYYIHAKMAQAHRNRVFHDFRAGLCRNLVCSDLFTRGIDIQAVNVVINFDFPKMAETYLHRIGRSGRFGHLGIAINLITYDDRFALHRIEQELGTEIKPIPKVIDPALYVAEHHLEEDDEGNISK, encoded by the exons ATGGCGGATAAGGTCACAATACCAAACCACACTTCTCCTGTTAAATCTATGTTAAACAACCAAGTAGTGAA AACGGTAGATGACAAATCTTGGAAAGCACAGATTCCAGTCCCTCCAAGAGATAGAAGGAAACGAACGTCTGATGTAACAGACACAAAAGGCAATGAGTTTGAAGACTTCTGTTTGAAACGGGACCTGCTTATGGGTATATTTGAGAAGGGATGGGAACGGCCATCGCCTATCCAGGAGGCATCCATACCTGTAGCATTAAGTGGGAGAGATATCCTAGCCCGTGCCAAGAATGGTACTGGCAAGACTGGGGCATACTCTATTCCTCTCCTAGAACAG atCGACCCTTCTCAAAACCACATTCAGGCAATGGTTATTGTGCCTACAAGAGAATTGGCACTGCAGACTAGTCATATTTGTAACGAGTTAGCAAAGCATCTAGGTGTTAAGGTCATGGTTACGACGGGAGGCACCAATTTAAAG GATGATATCATGAGAATCTATGAAACTGTTCACGCTGTAATTGCCACTCCTGGAAGGATTTTGGATTTAATGGAGAAGAAGGTGGCCACTGTTGATAAATGTAGAATGTTGGTTTTAGATGAG gctGATAAATTGCTATCTCAAGATTTCAAAGGAATGCTAGACAGAGTGATCTCATATCTGCCATCAGAAAGACAAATTTTATTGTATTCGGCTACTTTCCCTCTTACTGTGGAGCAGTTCATGAAGAAACATTTAAG ATCTCCTTATGAAATAAATTTGATGGACGAGTTAACATTGAAAGGAGTAACACAGTACTATGCCTTTGTACAGGAACGTCAAAAGGTCCATTGTTTAAATACTTTGTTTTCAAAG TTACAGATAAACCAAAGTATAATCTTCTGCAATTCAACGCAGCGGGTGGAATTATTAGCCAAGAAGATCACAGAATTGGGATACTCATGTTATTATATTCATGCTAAAATGGCACAGGCACATCGGAACCGCGTCTTCCACGACTTCCGTGCAGGACTCTGCAGGAATTTGGTTTGTTCAG ATTTGTTTACAAGAGGAATTGATATCCAGGCAGTCAATGTGGTTATTAATTTTGACTTTCCCAAAATGGCTGAAACCTACTTGCACAGGATTGGCAGATCAGGACGGTTTGGGCACCTTGGTATTGCCATTAATTTGATTACCTATGATGATAGATTCGCTTTGCATCGGATTGAACAGGAACTAGGAACAGAAATCAAACCAATACCAAAG GTGATTGACCCTGCTTTGTATGTCGCCGAGCATCACCTGGAGGAGGATGACGAAGGAAATATCAGCAAATAA